One Halobacterium sp. DL1 DNA window includes the following coding sequences:
- a CDS encoding peptide ABC transporter ATP-binding protein — MSGNILEVDDLTVSFDTYEGRHHVLDGVDLTVGEGETVALVGETGCGKSVTARSIMGTLPRPPGDITAGQIRYRGTDLLTDADAHERVKGDEMSMIFQDPMTYLSPVYPVGSMMADVATYSGGKSASWWEVLKNLLGRRDNREEIRERSAELLERMRIPDPEGTLDRYPVELSGGMRQRVIVAMALINDPEFLIADEPTTALDVTVQNQILDLLRERVEERNLSMLYITHNLGVAREIADRICIMYAGEIVEVGRTEEIFDAPLHPYTRGLLDSIPKLTGFDGTGIDGQIPDYTDPPSGCRFHPRCPAAMEGTCDVEPVEDYQIGDDRTVACHLYEDGMEFEDAAAIAADEATYSDDEEDTVPAEAGTGGNQ, encoded by the coding sequence ATGTCGGGGAACATCCTCGAGGTCGACGACCTCACGGTGTCCTTCGACACGTACGAGGGTCGCCACCACGTCCTGGACGGCGTCGACCTCACCGTCGGCGAGGGCGAGACGGTCGCGCTCGTCGGCGAGACCGGCTGCGGGAAGTCGGTGACCGCGCGCTCCATCATGGGGACGCTCCCGCGGCCGCCCGGCGACATCACGGCCGGCCAGATACGCTACAGGGGCACCGACCTGCTCACCGACGCCGACGCGCACGAACGCGTGAAAGGCGATGAGATGAGCATGATATTCCAGGACCCGATGACCTACCTCTCCCCGGTCTACCCCGTCGGGTCGATGATGGCCGACGTGGCCACGTACAGCGGCGGGAAGAGCGCGTCCTGGTGGGAGGTCCTGAAGAACCTGCTCGGTCGCCGCGACAACCGCGAGGAGATCCGGGAGCGCAGCGCCGAACTGCTCGAACGGATGCGGATTCCGGACCCCGAGGGGACCCTCGACCGCTACCCCGTCGAACTCTCGGGCGGGATGCGCCAGCGCGTCATCGTCGCGATGGCGCTCATCAACGACCCCGAGTTCCTCATCGCGGACGAGCCGACGACGGCCCTCGACGTCACCGTCCAGAACCAGATCCTAGACCTGCTCAGAGAGCGCGTCGAGGAGCGGAACCTCTCGATGCTGTACATCACGCACAACCTCGGGGTCGCCCGGGAGATAGCGGACCGCATCTGCATCATGTACGCCGGCGAAATCGTGGAGGTTGGGCGCACGGAGGAGATATTCGACGCGCCGCTCCACCCGTACACGCGCGGCCTGCTCGACAGCATCCCGAAGCTCACGGGCTTCGACGGCACCGGCATCGACGGCCAGATTCCGGACTACACAGACCCGCCCTCGGGCTGCCGGTTCCACCCGCGGTGCCCCGCGGCGATGGAGGGAACCTGCGACGTCGAACCGGTCGAGGACTACCAGATCGGCGACGACCGGACGGTCGCGTGCCACCTCTACGAGGACGGCATGGAGTTCGAGGACGCCGCGGCCATCGCCGCCGACGAGGCGACGTACAGCGACGACGAGGAGGACACGGTGCCGGCGGAAGCCGGGACAGGAGGGAACCAATGA
- a CDS encoding peptide ABC transporter, with product MGYRDYLIKRGLSTIPMFVGLSVLIFTLARVIPGRPARLALGPRATDEAVQRLREQMGLNDPIWVQYIDYMAGLVQGDLGQSLISERNVATDLLEYFPATFELTTLAMLIAIFVGVPLGVVAGQHKDKWPDNGSRLFSFFNVSLPPFWAGILLQLLIAFQLGLLPATGRIGDVSPMPVETTGLLLVDSLLAANLPAFVSAGQHLILPAITLSLAPIADIARMTRSSFIEEYEKDYVEGLRTHGIPNRLIAYKYVLRKSFASTLTIIGLDYGFLLGSAFVVEIVFSWPGMASYGVEAILQKDINAMVGVTLVVGAAFLIVNFAVDVLYGFFDPRVWHEGDSE from the coding sequence ATGGGCTACAGAGACTACCTGATCAAACGCGGGCTCTCGACGATTCCGATGTTCGTCGGGCTCTCGGTGCTCATCTTCACCCTCGCTCGCGTGATTCCAGGGCGGCCCGCCAGGCTCGCCCTGGGTCCCCGCGCGACCGACGAGGCCGTCCAGCGGCTCCGCGAGCAGATGGGGCTGAACGACCCGATCTGGGTCCAGTACATCGACTACATGGCGGGGCTCGTCCAGGGCGACCTCGGGCAGTCGCTCATCTCCGAGCGGAACGTCGCGACGGACCTCCTGGAGTACTTCCCCGCGACGTTCGAGCTGACGACGCTCGCCATGCTCATCGCCATCTTCGTCGGCGTGCCGCTGGGCGTCGTCGCGGGCCAGCACAAGGACAAGTGGCCGGACAACGGGAGCCGGCTGTTCTCCTTCTTCAACGTCTCGCTGCCGCCGTTCTGGGCAGGCATCCTGCTGCAGCTGCTCATCGCGTTCCAGCTCGGGCTGCTGCCGGCCACGGGCCGCATCGGCGACGTCAGTCCGATGCCCGTCGAGACGACGGGGCTGCTGCTCGTGGACAGCCTGCTCGCAGCCAACCTCCCCGCGTTCGTGAGCGCCGGCCAGCACCTGATCTTGCCTGCAATCACGCTCTCGCTCGCGCCGATAGCGGACATCGCGCGGATGACGCGGTCGAGTTTCATCGAGGAGTACGAGAAGGACTACGTCGAGGGGTTGCGCACCCACGGCATCCCGAACCGGCTCATCGCCTACAAGTACGTGCTCCGGAAGTCCTTCGCGTCGACGCTCACCATCATCGGGCTGGACTACGGCTTCCTGCTGGGCTCGGCGTTCGTCGTCGAGATCGTGTTCTCCTGGCCCGGGATGGCGTCCTACGGCGTCGAGGCCATCCTCCAGAAGGACATCAACGCGATGGTCGGCGTGACGCTCGTCGTCGGGGCGGCGTTCCTGATCGTGAACTTCGCCGTGGACGTCCTCTACGGCTTCTTCGACCCGCGCGTGTGGCACGAAGGTGATTCCGAATGA
- a CDS encoding peptide ABC transporter ATP-binding protein, which translates to MDSDAANATADGAVHRADEPAAEPLVSVRDLRKYYPVSEGVIRRSKSHVKAVDGVSFDVFPGETFAVVGESGCGKTTLGKTVARLYGATSGTIAFDGRDVTDLQGKELRRLRRDVQVVYQDPSSSLNPRRRIGNIVKEPLDVHGVGTKAERRDRVAELLRKVDLPVEFRHRYPSALSGGQKQRVAIARALAVEPKFVVLDEPTSALDVSVQAKVISLLDDLQDELGLTYLLISHDLSLVKNVADRIGVMYLGNFMEVADSEVLFENPLNPYTEQLLSAIPVVESHEQDLKPTAVEVQGETPDPQNPPSGCPFNPRCHRRFEACDAVEPELVEVEPGHLTRCLHDPGEKREEVTAALPDGVSFAERRGRRD; encoded by the coding sequence TTGGACAGCGACGCAGCGAACGCGACGGCCGACGGGGCCGTCCACCGCGCCGACGAACCGGCCGCGGAGCCGCTCGTCTCGGTCCGCGACCTGCGGAAGTACTACCCGGTCAGCGAGGGTGTCATCAGGCGCTCGAAGTCCCACGTGAAGGCCGTCGACGGCGTCAGCTTCGACGTCTTCCCGGGCGAGACGTTCGCGGTGGTCGGCGAGTCCGGCTGCGGAAAGACCACTCTCGGGAAGACCGTCGCGCGGCTGTACGGCGCGACGAGCGGGACGATAGCGTTCGACGGGCGGGACGTGACCGACCTGCAGGGGAAGGAGCTGCGGCGACTCCGCCGCGACGTCCAGGTCGTCTACCAGGACCCATCGTCGTCGCTGAACCCCCGGCGGCGCATCGGGAACATCGTGAAGGAGCCCCTGGACGTCCACGGGGTCGGCACGAAGGCCGAGCGCCGCGACCGGGTCGCCGAACTGCTCCGGAAGGTCGACCTCCCCGTGGAGTTCCGGCACCGCTACCCGAGCGCGCTCTCCGGGGGACAGAAGCAGCGGGTCGCCATCGCGCGGGCGCTCGCCGTCGAACCGAAGTTCGTCGTGCTCGACGAACCGACGAGCGCCCTCGACGTGAGCGTGCAGGCGAAGGTCATCTCGCTGCTCGACGACCTCCAGGACGAACTCGGGCTGACCTACCTGCTCATCAGCCACGACCTCAGCCTCGTGAAGAACGTCGCCGACCGCATCGGCGTGATGTACCTCGGCAACTTCATGGAGGTCGCCGACAGCGAGGTGCTGTTCGAGAACCCCCTGAACCCGTACACGGAGCAGTTGCTCTCCGCGATTCCGGTCGTCGAGAGCCACGAGCAGGATCTGAAGCCGACGGCCGTGGAGGTCCAGGGAGAGACGCCGGACCCGCAGAACCCCCCGAGCGGCTGTCCGTTCAACCCGCGCTGTCACCGGCGGTTCGAGGCCTGTGACGCCGTGGAGCCCGAACTGGTCGAAGTGGAACCCGGCCACCTGACGCGGTGTCTCCACGACCCGGGCGAGAAGCGCGAGGAGGTGACCGCAGCGCTGCCCGACGGCGTCTCCTTCGCCGAGCGGCGCGGCCGCAGGGACTGA
- a CDS encoding peptide ABC transporter substrate-binding protein: MGRSNNDGFSRRSFLKYGSAASVGAIFAGCTGNQETDATTNESGNNTTETTAGGDGTTSGNQDGTEFNYVTTVTPSSLDPMKGSDNLETILLHNVYDPLLYYSDTTPPELQSWLAESYSVSEDGRTYTFNLNGDATFHNGDQVTASDVKYSVQRMMDMGNGFSWMWSGVLSPENVEAVDETTVRMTTDDVFAPFLYTLPFLYIVNQKQIEEHAKSDGQYGDNGDYGTAWLEENDAGSGPYELTNRDRKREIVIESHDDWWGTFPHDQNGYEVVTTEMVQEAATAAGRMREGAQMSDQWLPLQTYNDLADSDGVRVHAKATFNPFYVYMHTQREPLNDVHVRRAISYAFDYEAALNDVMSGDSDHLQGPLPSAMWSHTEDLPTYGKDLEAAQAELDQSDYSASDLDLNYTYVSGLTVEQNMGLLLQSNLQELGASVSVNKAPWSKITEMASSKESTPDMLAIYLSFSYADPDTFLYPAWHSDSHGSWTSAAWYQNDEVDQLLTEGRRTVSQEDRIPIYEEAQRLIAEDAPALFVMNQATRNALATSVKGFKDNGITGYRQTFHRYYQG; this comes from the coding sequence ATGGGTCGCAGTAACAATGACGGATTCAGCCGCCGGTCGTTCCTGAAATACGGGAGTGCAGCCAGCGTCGGCGCGATATTCGCGGGTTGTACCGGCAATCAGGAAACAGACGCGACGACGAACGAATCAGGTAACAATACGACCGAAACGACAGCCGGTGGCGACGGGACCACCTCGGGCAACCAGGACGGGACGGAGTTCAACTACGTCACCACGGTCACCCCGAGCTCGCTCGACCCGATGAAGGGGTCGGACAACCTGGAGACCATCCTGCTCCACAACGTCTACGACCCGCTGCTGTACTACTCGGACACGACGCCGCCGGAGCTCCAGAGCTGGCTCGCCGAGAGCTACTCCGTCTCCGAGGACGGTCGGACGTACACGTTCAACCTCAACGGCGACGCGACGTTCCACAACGGCGACCAGGTCACCGCGTCGGACGTGAAGTACTCTGTCCAGCGCATGATGGACATGGGCAACGGCTTCTCGTGGATGTGGTCGGGCGTCCTCTCCCCGGAGAACGTCGAGGCCGTCGACGAGACCACCGTGAGGATGACCACGGACGACGTGTTCGCGCCGTTCCTCTACACGCTGCCGTTCCTCTACATCGTCAACCAGAAACAGATCGAGGAACACGCGAAGAGCGACGGGCAGTACGGCGACAACGGCGACTACGGCACCGCGTGGCTCGAAGAGAACGACGCCGGCAGCGGCCCCTACGAACTCACGAACCGCGACCGCAAGCGCGAGATCGTCATCGAGAGCCACGACGACTGGTGGGGGACGTTCCCCCACGACCAGAACGGCTACGAGGTCGTCACGACGGAGATGGTCCAGGAGGCGGCGACCGCGGCCGGCCGCATGCGGGAGGGCGCCCAGATGTCCGACCAGTGGCTCCCACTCCAGACGTACAACGACCTCGCGGATTCCGACGGGGTCAGGGTGCACGCGAAGGCGACGTTCAACCCGTTCTACGTCTACATGCACACCCAGCGGGAGCCGCTGAACGACGTCCACGTCCGGCGCGCCATCTCCTACGCCTTCGACTACGAGGCCGCGCTCAACGACGTGATGTCGGGCGACTCCGACCACCTCCAGGGCCCGCTCCCGTCGGCGATGTGGAGCCACACCGAGGACCTGCCGACGTACGGGAAGGACCTCGAAGCGGCGCAGGCGGAACTCGACCAGTCCGACTACTCGGCGAGCGACCTGGACCTCAACTACACGTACGTCTCCGGGCTCACCGTCGAGCAGAACATGGGGCTGTTGCTCCAGTCGAACCTCCAGGAGCTCGGCGCGTCGGTCTCCGTCAACAAGGCGCCGTGGTCGAAGATCACCGAGATGGCCTCGAGCAAGGAGTCCACGCCGGACATGCTCGCCATCTACCTCTCGTTCAGCTACGCGGACCCGGATACGTTCCTCTACCCCGCGTGGCACAGTGACTCCCACGGGTCGTGGACGAGCGCCGCGTGGTACCAGAACGACGAGGTCGACCAGCTCCTCACGGAGGGCCGCCGCACGGTCAGCCAGGAGGACCGCATCCCCATCTACGAGGAGGCCCAGCGGCTCATCGCCGAGGACGCCCCCGCGCTGTTCGTGATGAACCAGGCCACCCGCAACGCGCTCGCGACCAGCGTGAAGGGGTTCAAGGACAACGGCATCACGGGCTACCGTCAGACCTTCCACCGCTACTACCAGGGCTAA
- a CDS encoding cytochrome C550, translating into MSDTESTAGDAAESTLARRLGDLDRIVYRFRQNPMSVLGLGLILSFVFIAVFAPWIAPFPHDAGYGGEPAVHFDQKFEPPSTEHLFGTDQAGRDIFSRVLFGTRLSLKIGVVVLAAAVSIGVPVGLVAGYLGGGVGMTLMRVTDVFLSVPPLVLALSVSVALEASLTNSMLAIAAVWWPWYARLTYGEVLSVKKETYVEASRGVGATSTRTIFRDILPNVLAPITVKMSLDMGYAILVASALGFLGLGAQPPTPEWGTMVSQGRDYMPGQWWYSTFPGLAIFLIVLGFNFLGDGLRDIFDVEVQ; encoded by the coding sequence ATGAGTGACACCGAATCGACGGCCGGCGACGCTGCCGAGAGCACGCTCGCGCGCCGCCTGGGCGACCTCGACCGGATCGTGTACCGCTTCCGCCAGAACCCGATGTCCGTCCTCGGACTCGGGCTCATCCTGAGTTTCGTCTTCATCGCCGTGTTCGCGCCGTGGATCGCGCCGTTCCCCCACGACGCCGGCTACGGGGGCGAGCCGGCGGTCCACTTCGACCAGAAGTTCGAGCCGCCGAGCACTGAACACCTCTTCGGCACCGACCAGGCCGGACGCGACATCTTCAGCCGGGTCCTGTTCGGCACGCGCCTGTCGCTGAAGATCGGGGTGGTCGTGCTCGCGGCCGCCGTCTCAATCGGCGTCCCGGTGGGGCTGGTCGCCGGCTACCTCGGCGGCGGGGTCGGCATGACGCTGATGCGCGTCACCGACGTGTTCCTCTCCGTCCCGCCGCTGGTGCTCGCGCTCTCGGTGAGCGTCGCACTGGAGGCCAGCCTGACGAACTCGATGCTCGCCATCGCCGCCGTCTGGTGGCCGTGGTACGCCCGCCTCACGTACGGCGAGGTGCTCTCGGTGAAGAAGGAGACGTACGTCGAGGCCAGCCGCGGCGTCGGCGCGACGTCGACGCGCACCATCTTCCGGGACATCCTCCCGAACGTGCTCGCACCCATCACGGTGAAGATGAGCCTCGACATGGGGTACGCCATCCTCGTGGCGTCCGCGCTCGGGTTCCTCGGACTGGGGGCACAGCCGCCGACGCCAGAGTGGGGGACGATGGTCAGCCAGGGGCGGGACTACATGCCCGGCCAGTGGTGGTACTCCACGTTCCCGGGGCTCGCCATCTTCCTCATCGTGCTCGGGTTCAACTTCCTCGGCGACGGGCTGCGTGACATTTTCGACGTGGAGGTACAGTGA